A segment of the Physeter macrocephalus isolate SW-GA unplaced genomic scaffold, ASM283717v5 random_704, whole genome shotgun sequence genome:
CCAGCCAACCTGCGTCCTCATTGCCGTTGGGCATCGTGGAGAGGTGAGCCGGGTCGGCCCCACAAGGGACTGGGAAGCAGTGACATTTCCTCCCTGTTGTCTGAACGCTCCCCATTGAGCCTGGGTCAGGGCAGAGGGCTCAGAGCCTGAAAGGCACCTTTGTGCCAGGGAGCTGACCCTGCCGGCAAGGTCCTGAATGAGGGCGCCTTCCGCCCACCCCCACTCTCCAGCAGCACACGATGGCCGCTGCCCCGGTTGGGGCTCGCTCTGCTTTCCTAGGTGacgcctctccctccctccctccctccctctccccagcatgTGCTCCGTCTGGAGCCCCGAAGTGTGGAAAGTGGGCGGGGGAGGTGCCCACACGAGCCCAGCCGTCCCTTCGCCAGCACCTTTGTAGGTGGGTGATGCCCAGGCCAGGGTGGGCATGACAAGGGTGGGAGCCGGCCGACGTCACTGGGAAGGGATGGGGTCTGGGTACAGGGCCTGGCCCTCCTCTCCTGACTCTGCCCCCTACCCTCACCCTAGGAGGGGAGCTGTACACAGGCCTCAATGCCGACTTCCTGGGGCGTGAAGCCATGATCTTCCGGAGTGGGGGTCCCCGACCGGCCTTGCGTTCTGACTCTGACCAGAACCTCCTGCACGGTGAGCCCAGGGGTCTGCTGAGGGCAAGGCTGGCTGGGGTCTGCCCCTGGCACtggcagggaggtgggagagctgacaCTGGAGTGGGGACCAGAGGGGCAGCCCATCCCCACTCACTGCCTGGGACTCCGGCCTCCAGTGGGGTCCCTGcacctcttcctctcctcacTGGCTCACCCCCCACCCTGTTCCTCCCCTGTGAGGCCCCCACCAGcttcaccctgttacctcacagAGCCCAGGTTTGTGATGGCCACCCGGATCCCTGACAACTCCGACCAGGACGATGACAAGGTGTACTTCTTCTTCTCGGAGACAGTCCCTTCACCTGATGGAGGCCCGGGCCGTGTCACTGTCAGCCGCGTGGGCCGCGTCTGCGTGGTGAGAGCTGTGGCAGGGACAGTGAGGTTCACATCCTGGCCGTATGTGCCTTCCCAGACCTGTCCCAAACCGCAGCAGTAGGCAAACTGAGGCAAGGGTGTGGAGCCGACATCCATGCCTCCCCCACAAGGGTGAGGGTGGAGGAACAGGAGGAGGGGCCCGTCCTTGGGACCCAAGGCTGACTGGCCCCCACTCCCCAGAATGACGCAGGTGGCCAGCGGGTGCTGGTGAGCAAATGGAGCACCTTCCTCAAGGCCAGGCTGCTCTGCTCCGTGCCTGGCCCTGGAGGTGCCGAGACCCACTTTGACCAGCTGGGTAAGGGCATGGCCAGGGCAGGCtgggtgagggctggggagggctcAGAGCCAGTGAGTGGCAGGCATTGGTCATGGCCTTCTGTCTCCAGAGGACGTGTTCCTGCTGTGGCCCAATGCAGGGAAGAGCCTGGAGGTGTACGCTCTGTTCAGCACGGTCAGGTGGGCAcacggcctcccctcccctccacccccggcCCCGTCTCTGCACTGCAGCCTCCCCTGTTGAGCCCCTGCCTTCACGTCCAGCCTCGCCATGGGTCCCCGTCTCTGTCCCTGACTCGGTGACTCCATGGCTGTACTCTCTGCCTGGGGGTCCTCGTTTTCTGGTCTCTGCTGACTGCAGGAACCATCATCCTCTGTCCTACCTATGGAACCAGGCTGCCCCCTTCCCGTCTCTGACAGCCTCCCTGGCCTGACTGTCCCTGTCTGCCCTTGGCAGTGCTGTGTTCCAGGGCTATGCCGTCTGTGTGTACCACATGTCTGATATCTGGGAGGTCTTCAAGGGGCCCTTTGCCCACCAAGATGGTCCCCAGCACCAGTGGGGGGCCTATGCGGGCAAGGTACCCTTTCCTCGTCCTGGTGTGGTAAGTATCTGCCTGGGACCAGGGCAAGGAAGAGGGCTGAGTAGATGCCAGGAGGGGCTCTGCCTGAGGACAGGCCTGTGTCTGCATGCAGCCCTAAGGCAGCAGCTGAGCTGGGGCTCCAGAGCagctgggctgggtggggtgAGGATGGGAGCAGAGCCCAGACCACACTAAGGAGTCTCCTACAGCGTGAAGGGTCCACAAGTGGTCCCTCTGAGGTTGGCGTGCCCAGCCAGTAGAGCCTAGAAACAGACTGGGGTGGGGAATGTGACATCACAGGAAGCTTCAGGCACTCCCTTTGCCGCTGCCCACAGTGCCCCAGCAAGATGACCGCACAGCCAGGACGACCCTTTGGCAGCACCAAGGACTACCCGGATGAGGTGCTGCAGTTTGCCCGAGCCCACCCACTCATGTTCCGGCCCGTGCGTCCTCGGCAGGGTCGCCCCGTCCTCGTCAAAACCCACCTGGCCCAGCAGTTGCGTCAGATCGTGGTGGACCGTGTGGAGGCAGAGGATGGGTCCTATGACGTCATCTTCCTAGGGACTGGTGGGTGGGCTGAGTGGGCTGGCCGGGCAGGGGAGGTGTGTGAGGACCTAtgctgccccttcctctcccactgaccccttctcccctgccccagaCTCAGGCTCCGTGCTCAAGGTCATTGCCCTCCAGGTGGGGGGCCCTGCTGAACCTGAGGAGGTGGTTCTGGAGGAGCTCCAGGTGTTTAAGGTGAGTGGGGGGAACTGATGGGAAGGGTCCCCTCAAGCCCCATCCCTGCGTCTAGGCCTGGCTACGAGAAAGCAGGAGCAAAGTACAGGAGGGAGATGGGCCTGCTGTACTGAACCTGCAGCCAGTGGGGAGTGAAAGTGATGACGCTCACTACTGCAGAGGCCTTGCCGATGCTTCTAAATGACTGCAGGGCCTGGAGACGCAGTCTGTGAGCTGAGAGTTGGGGGGCCCAGTGAGGGATGGCCAAGGCGATCACCCCTTGACAAAGCCCTGCCAGGCTCAAGTTGCACTGAGGGGTGGCTGACACCCCAAGTCCCCAAGGGGTTCTGTTGACACCTCTATAGAGTCAGACAGGGGATCATCTGTGTTTGGGGAACTGTTGTGCTTCCCCACATGGGATGGGTGATTTGGGACAGCTACCTCATTGCTGGGGAACAGGACTGTGGGAGGGGACACCAGAGCTTTGTGCTTGTAGCCAAGACTTGGAGGCCAGCCAGGGAGAGAGGACCTTTCTAACGTAGGAGAGACTGTCTGGCCTTAGTTGCCAGGGAGTGCACTGACCTGGGAAAAAGATGGTTTCCACCCAGAGTCTGGAAGAGGCTGAAAACAGGGATGCAGGGGAGGTCTTGCTTCTTTCCCAGGTGCCAACACCCatcactgagatggagatctccgtCAAAAGGGTAAGAGTAGCTGccatctctccccactcctccttcctctccacctgTCTCCTGAAGTTTCCCTGAACACTGCTGTTGTCTTATGGAAAGCTGAGTCACAGCAGGCCCTGGGGCTGCCTGATTAAGCCCTGCAATGAGGGTTGAGAGTTCAGCTGGGAGCTGAGATTCCCACGCATGAAACCAGTGGGAGCGGGAGGCCCGGAGTAAGTGAGCATGTGTTCAGATAAGGGGAGATCCACAAAGGCCAGTTCCTCAGGGGAGACAAAAACGTGCTGAAAACAAGATCCAGATTTTAAATCAAATAGATTTTAGAGGCCTGCTGTGTGTCCTTTTGCAAATAGCAAAATCTCCCCAAGTTCATCTGCCCCAGTTCATCTTTGGGTAAATCTCGACTTTTGTACTGGGATTGCTTAAAGCAGAGCTCACCTCCAAAGTCAGGGGCAAGACAGGATAAAGGCCATTGGGGTAGAGGGCAAAGGTCTGCTGCCAGGAAGGTCTGGAGAAGTCCTTTAGAGAAAAGACCCCAGGTGTGCCCCATTCCCTCCATGTCCTAGCATAGGATCTGATGTAGATCAGGTGGgtgataaacattttttcttctggGAATGCACTCAAGAGGTTCTGGAAGACTCTTGCAAATGTCAGGGGTCTCAGGAAAGCCAAGGGAGCTGAGAGCCTAGCTGCTTctaggcagagcacaggctcacctCGGGCTCTGCCTATGTCCCTCCCAGCAAATGCTGTACGTGGGATCGAGGCTGGGCGTGGCCCGGCTGCAGCTGCACCAGTGTGAGACTTACGGCAGTGCCTGTGCAGAGTGCTGCCTGGCCCGGGACCCGTACTGTGCCTGGGATGGTGCCTCCTGTACCCGCTACCGGCCCGGCAGCAGCAAGCGCCGGTTCCGCCGGCAGGACATCCGGCATGGCAACCCTGCCCTGCAGTGCCTGGGCCAGAGCCAGGAGGGTGAGTGGCGGCGGGCATGGGGGCGCCAGCTGGGCTCTCACAGGGCCCCCACTCACCCCTGTGGCCTGGGCTTGACCCTTGTGAAGTATGGCCTCAGGCTGTTCTTGTAGTAACAGGCAGTCCTCAGTTTCCCTATGTGGACAGCTCCTGTCAGCATATGGGTTAGGGTCTTTGCGCAGAGTGAGCGGCTTAGGGATCAGTAGACACCTAGGTCCCTGTCGCATTCATGGGGGCTCCTGGACTGAGGGAGTCAGTGGGTGGTCCCAGGGGTCCTATAGTTCCTGAGCTGAGCCCACCTCCAAATCCTTCCAGAGGAGACTGCAGGACTCGTGGCGACCACCACAGTCTACGGCACAGAGCACAACAGTACCTTCCTGGAGTGCCTGCCCAAGTCCCCCCAGGCCTCTGTGCGCTGGTTCTTACAGAGGCCAGGGGAAGAGACGCCTGACCAGGTGAGCGAGGACCCTGGCTCCAGCCTGCCTGTGTCCTGAGGTCACACCCCTCCATGAACCCGGGCAGGGGGAACTTGCCAAGATCAACTTAAGAAAAGTATGTATTAAAGCCCCTGGGGTGCCTAGAAGGAGGTGCCCCTATTCCTGCCATCTGGGAACACCCAGGCCAGATGTGGTAGAACTTCTCCAGTGACAGGGAGCCCACAAACTCCTGGGCACTGAGCTGGGCTCTGTGTGAGGGCAGGGTAGCAGAGatagaagagagggaaggggtcTAGGCTGGTCAGGAAGGCCCCCATGCTTACACATATGGCTCATCTTCGAAGGGGTCTCTTCCCCAAGGGTTCTTGGTCTCCTCTGCCTTAGGCCTGGGCCCCTGATCACTGGCCCTTGCACACAcacctccaccacacacacacactcacacactgccTGGCCCCACACATCCTCCCTGGAGTCCAGCTGTCTGCCTaggccctctcctcccccatccaGAAAAGTCTGTCAAGCCCAGAGATGGCTTCAGTCTGGGGCCTGAGGCTGGGTGTGGGTGGAGGCAGGGTGAAGAACCATTCGCAAGCCACTCCCACAGGTAGGGAAGAGGTGGGAGTGGGTTGATTACAGAAGGGGCTCTCCTTCCAGCTTGAGAACTGGAGGAGGCCAGCCTTGGGCCAGCTGTTGGGCTGGGCACTGAGAAGTCTCCCCCGGGGGGGACGGGGCAGGGGAGCGATGAGATGGAGTTACACAATACTCACCACCCAAGCAGTGCTGCCTCAAAGTACACATGTGCAGACTAAAGCCCAGACAGGGTCCAGGCCAGAGAAGGGGCTGGATCGGAACCGTGTTCCACCTCCTACACTGTGATGGGGCTGTGGGTCCTGCACTGTGGGGGGAGTGGGCAATGCAGACCAAGACAgggagggctgtgtgtgtgtgtgtgtgtgtgtgtgtgtgtgtgtgtgtgtgtgccctggGAATATGTGCCAGGGCCCCCCAAGGCCAAGACAGGGGATCCAGAGCTCTGAGTAGGGGAGAAACCAGTCAGTCAAATCTTTGAGAAGGCCGTCCTGGATTATGGGAAGGTGAGTCCCTGCCTGCAATTAGCTCACGGTCGAGGATGCTGAGCCGGCCAAGCTGCTGGGAAGGGGAGAATGAGCCCTGAGATGGCAAATTTGGAAAAGCAGGGGCAGAGAAGTTGACGGTGCAGGCCCTGCTCCAGGCGCCCTCATGCCTTCCCACACCCCCAGCAGGTGAAGACAGATGAGCGCATCCTGCAAACGGAACAGGGGCTGCTGTTCCGCAGGCTCAACCGCCTGGATGCGGGCACCTACACCTGCATGACGCTGGAGCACGGCTTCTCCCAGGTGGTGGTCCGCCTGGCTCTGGAAGTGATCATGGCTGCACAGCTTGACACTCTGTTCCCCTGGGAGCCGAGGCCAGAGGAGCCTGCAGCCCAAGGAGGCCCGGCCTCCACGCCCTCCAAGGCCTGGTATAAGGACATCCTGCAGCTCATCGGCTTCGCCAACCTGCCCCGGGTGGATGAGTACTGTGAGCGTGTGTGGTGCCCCTCCCGCAGCCGAGGCCGCAGCAAACAGGCCAAGGGCAAGAGCTGGGTGGGGCTGGAACTAGGCAGGAAGGTAAAGAGCCGGGTGCAAGCCGAGCGTAATCGGACACCCCGGGAGGTGGAGACCAcatagaagagggaggaggagggcgtGGTCGGGATGGGCCCAGTGGCCAGCAgcagcccccagcctctcccacccacccagctAGGGCAGAGGGGGCCAACATGCCTGATTGCCTCTTAGAGATGGGAATCTCTGTCCCCAGACCCCTACCAGGCCACCCACAGGATAGGCTGGGGCCTGATGGAAGGCCTTGTGTCCTGGGCCtgttccctgcccctctctgtgcTCTCAGTCCCAGGCTGGAGCCAGCACCCTCGGGCTGCTGGCAACTCCTGTGGGCCTGCTATTTGTTCTTGAATGAGGCCCCCATAGCACATTTCCACTTGTGCCGGAGGCAAGAGGGCTGGGTGATTTTTACCCAGCCTGCAGAacaatggccattctgagtgaCCCTTAGACTGGGTGTGTGGGTGCAGCTGAGGAGGTGTCTGGGCAGGGGGCCCTCAGGCAGCTGAGGAGGGTGGAAGTTGCCTCTAAGCTAGTACCTGCTAAGAAGACCTACCCTGactgaggtggggagggaaagtGGAGGCGCTGAGAAGGTGGAACAGCAAGACCCCCTCACACTTTGTGCCCTGATATCTTGGTAGTTCCCTGCCACTGCACAACCCCTCTTCTGCATCTCAGAATCACAGAAGCGTAAACTACTAGAGCTCCCTGGGACCTGGGAATGGTTTGGACCTCCCAGCCTGACATCCCTTCATCGTGTCTCGGGTCTCGGAGCAGCCAGGCCAGGTTTCCTGGGATGCCCACACCTCCTGATGGGATTGCCTCTCCCACCATCAGGGTCTCCATGTTGATGAGCAGGGAGGGGGTGAATTCTAGGAGAATGTTATCCCCCAACTCTGTGGACTAGAGATAGAGAGAGGGGAGCTGGGAAAGTGTGGGGTGTTTGGAGGAGTGGGCTGTCTTTCCCAGGGCAATGCAAGCTGACCCACAGCCTGGGAGGGTGGGGATGTGGCAGCTCTGGGAGCAAGCTGCAGCTGGTGGTCAGGACAAGGGGCAGGGCTTTGCCTGGGAGGCCACAGAAGATTGAAgcttttgagatggggagagggtgggagaccCTAGGACCGCCTATGGGACCCAGAGGTGGGCATTCTCAAGGACCCCAGAAGGCATCAATTAGCCCAGGAGCCAGATGTTTCCCACCCTGGGATCTTTGGTTTCTGCTAAATAAGGGTTTGTCACGGATGGTTCATTTAtgaagcctttttttcttttaagggaaaaaaaatgtaggggGAAGCTTCTAAGTCCTGCTGGTTCTTGGGGGTGCTGCTGGCTCAGGTGGCCAGGACACAATCTGTCTGGGCGTGTAGGG
Coding sequences within it:
- the SEMA3G gene encoding semaphorin-3G, with protein sequence MAPSAWAICCLLWGLLLRGGSLSPGPSVPRLRLSYRDLLSANRSAVFLGPRGSLDLRALYLDEYRDRLFLGGRDAIYSLRLDQAWLDPREVLWPPQPGQREECVRKGRDPLVECANFVRVLQPHNRTHLLACGTGAFQPTCVLIAVGHRGEHVLRLEPRSVESGRGRCPHEPSRPFASTFVGGELYTGLNADFLGREAMIFRSGGPRPALRSDSDQNLLHEPRFVMATRIPDNSDQDDDKVYFFFSETVPSPDGGPGRVTVSRVGRVCVNDAGGQRVLVSKWSTFLKARLLCSVPGPGGAETHFDQLEDVFLLWPNAGKSLEVYALFSTVSAVFQGYAVCVYHMSDIWEVFKGPFAHQDGPQHQWGAYAGKVPFPRPGVCPSKMTAQPGRPFGSTKDYPDEVLQFARAHPLMFRPVRPRQGRPVLVKTHLAQQLRQIVVDRVEAEDGSYDVIFLGTDSGSVLKVIALQVGGPAEPEEVVLEELQVFKVPTPITEMEISVKRQMLYVGSRLGVARLQLHQCETYGSACAECCLARDPYCAWDGASCTRYRPGSSKRRFRRQDIRHGNPALQCLGQSQEEETAGLVATTTVYGTEHNSTFLECLPKSPQASVRWFLQRPGEETPDQVKTDERILQTEQGLLFRRLNRLDAGTYTCMTLEHGFSQVVVRLALEVIMAAQLDTLFPWEPRPEEPAAQGGPASTPSKAWYKDILQLIGFANLPRVDEYCERVWCPSRSRGRSKQAKGKSWVGLELGRKVKSRVQAERNRTPREVETT